Proteins encoded in a region of the Procambarus clarkii isolate CNS0578487 chromosome 28, FALCON_Pclarkii_2.0, whole genome shotgun sequence genome:
- the LOC138369439 gene encoding tigger transposable element-derived protein 1-like, giving the protein MSPKKLVAKDSVGKGKKATITVEVKKEIIAKHERGVRVVDLVREYGRTSSTICTILKRKEQFKTLEVAKGVTKVNKKRPQILEEVEKLLLVWMNERQLHGDSVSEALVCAKAKKLYVDLVRKTPGASSEEEEIFKASRGWFEKFRKRSGIHSVVRHGEAASSDKAAAEKFVPEFQEFVAEKEFLPQQVFNCDETGLFWKKMTKRTYITQEEQSLPGHKPMKDRLTLILCANASGDCKVKPLLVYHSENPRVFKACKVYKARLNVMWRSNKKSWVTRIFFTEWINDVFGPSVRKYLEEKQLPLKALLVLDNAPAHPPQMRDELYPENQFITIKFLPPNTTPLLQPMDQKVIANFKKLYMKALLERCVDVTDNTGLTLKEFWKNHFNILGALRLIDKAWEGVTRRTLNSAWRNLWPEGVPERDFEGFGPAPASASAPVEDPEVHLVDDIVALGQTLGLELDAADVQELVEEHSEELTTEELLELQKEINQEEAQEFSSGEEEVREDAAASSSEIKEVLGMFEKGHPKTKTKAIVNRKVLSESREKKSQ; this is encoded by the exons atgtcgccaaagaagctggTTGCTAAAGACAGTGTTGGCAAGGGGAAGAAAGCAACAATTACTGTTGAAGTGAAGAAGGAAATAATAGCAAAGCACGAGCGTGGTGTGCGTGTGGTTGATCTCGTCAGGGAGTATGGCAGGACCTCATCAACGATTTGTACCATTCTGAAAAGGAAGGAACAATTTAAGACGCTTGAGGTGGCTAAAGGAGTTACCAAGGTTAACAAGAAACGTCCACAAATCCTAGAAGAGGTTGAAAAGCTACTGCTAGTCTGGATGAATGAAAGGCAATTGCATGGCGATAGTGTCTCTGAAGCTCTTGTCTGTGCAAAGGCCAAGAAGTTGTATGTGGACCTTGTCAGGAAGACACCAGGTGCGTCGTCTGAAGAGGAGGAGATATTTAAGGCAAGCcgtggatggtttgagaaatttaggaaGAGAAGCGGTATCCACAGTGTTGTTcgacatggggaggctgccagctctgataaagctgctgCTGAGAAATTTGTACCAGAGTTCCAGGAATTTGTTGCTGAAAAGGAGTTCTTGCCCCAACAAGTTTTTAATTGTGACGAGACTGGCCTGTTTTGGAAGAAAATGACGAAGAGGACCTACATCACACAGGAGGAACAATCTTTGCCTGGCCACAAACCGATGAAGGATCGGCTTACTCTCATCCTCTGCGCCAATGCAAGTGGCGATTGCAAGGTCAAGCCGCTGCTGGTCTACCACTCAGAAAATCCACGCGTGTTCAAGGCATGTAAAGTGTACAAGGCGCGACTGAATGTGATGTGGAGGTCCAATAAGAAATCCTGGGTCACGCGGATATTCTTCACTGAATGGATCAATGATGTTTTTGGCCCCTCAGTGAGGAAATATCTTGAAGAGAAACAGttgccactcaaggccttgcTTGTGCTTGATAATGCTCCTGCACATCCTCCACAGATGCGAGATGAATTGTATCCTGAAAATCAGTTCATCACCATCAAGTTCCTTCCTCCCAATACCACTCCACTCCTCCAACCTATGGACCAGAAAGTCATTGCAAACTTTAAGAAACTCTACATGAAGGCCTTGTTGGAGAGGTGTGTTGATGTGACCGACAATACAGGGCTGACCCTCAAAGAATTCTGGAAGAACCACTTTAATATCCTGGGTGCCTTACGTTTGATCGATAAGGCCTGGGAAGGAGTGACAAGGAGGACCCTTAACTCTGCTTGGCGTAACCTGTGGCCTGAGGGTGTCCCTGAGCGAGACTTTGAAGGTTTCGGTCCTGCACCTGCATCTGCATCTGCACCTGTGGAAGACCCGGAAGTGCATCTAGTGGATGATATTGTTGCTCTGGGGCAAACTTTGGGTCTGGAGTTGGATGCTGCTGATGTGCAGGAGTTAGTGGAGGAGCACAGTGAGGAACTGACCACTGAGGAACTCCTGGAACTTCAGAAGGAGATTAATCAAGAGGAGGCACAAGAGTTCtcatcaggggaggaggaggtacgGGAGGATGCTGCTGCCTCTTCAAGTGAGATCAAGGAAGTGctaggaatgtttgaaaag ggacatcctaaaacaaagacaaaagcaattgtcaatagaaaAGTTCTTTCCgaaagtagagaaaagaagagccagtga